The following proteins come from a genomic window of Lolium rigidum isolate FL_2022 chromosome 5, APGP_CSIRO_Lrig_0.1, whole genome shotgun sequence:
- the LOC124656475 gene encoding ABC transporter B family member 4-like: MGGRDQEGEMNNINGGEAAASADRERQATTAASRVQLYRMFAFADRTDGALMAVGAASAVANGMAQPLMTFIFGDVIDAFGSAADSPEDVLHKVTKVIINFVYLGIGAGLISTLQVSCWTITGERQAARIRALYLKSILRQDIAFFDKDMSTGQVVERMSGDTFLIQDAIGEKVGLCIQLLSTFFGGFIVAFVRGWLLALVMLSSIPPVAVAGAIMSRMMTKLSSRMQAKYGDAGDIVEQTIGTIRTVVSFNGEKQAITTYNKFIRKAYDSARREGAVSGLGVGSIMGILFCSYGLAVWYGSKLIIDRGYNGGMVINVIMAVMVGAMSLGQAAPSITAFAEGQGAAYRMFKTIERQPDIDVYDTTGIMLEDIKGDVELKDVYFSYPTRPEHLVFHGFSLRVPSGMTIALVGESGSGKSTVVSLVERFYDPQSGEILIDGIDIRRMNLGWIRGKIGLVSQEPVLFSSTIRENIAYGKDNLTIEEIKSAIELANAANFIDKLPNGIETMVGERGTQLSGGQKQRIAIARAIIKNPRILLLDEATSALDMESERVVQEALDRVMLERTTIIVAHRLSTVKNADVISVLQNGKIVEQGSRAELVKKPEGAYSQLIHLQETLQEAEAPNVDPGSTSKGSSFGHSGRHIVPAPFGLSDPMEFNNGQDLEETADKISSSRKKAPIRRLFYLNKPEALVLALGSITAAVHGTIFPVYGILISSAIKTFYEPPAELLKDSRFWASMFVMLGASALVLIPIEYFLFGVAGGKLVERIRSLTFERIMHQDIDWFDKPEHSSGAIGARLSTDALNVKRLVGDNLALNVQTVSTIIVGFTIAMVANWKLALIITVVVPLVGFQAYAQMKFLKGPNKNAKLKYEEASQVATDAVGGIRTVASFCAEQKVMDAYVQKCESPTRQGMKEGVVGGLGFGFSFLVFYLTYALCFYVGAKFVHDGKATFPEVFRVFFVLVLATSGISRTSAIRADSTKANESAISVFKILDSRSKIDSSSEEGTVIARVRGNIEFKNVCFYYPLRPSVQIFNDLSLNIPSGQTAALVGESGSGKSTAIALLERFYDPNSGKILLDGVELQTLKVSWLRLQIGLVAQEPVLFNDTIRANIAYGKQGEASEEEIVSAAEASNAHQFISGLPDGYDTVVGERGIQLSGGQKQRVAIARAIVKDPKVLLLDEATSALDTESERVVQEALDRVMVGRTTVVVAHRLSTVKGADIISVVKNGTIVEKGRHEELMRIKDGAYASLVELGAT; encoded by the exons AGGTGTCATGCTGGACAATCACTGGAGAAAGACAGGCAGCACGAATCAGAGCTTTGTATCTCAAGTCTATTCTCAGACAGGACATTGCATTTTTTGACAAGGATATGAGCACTGGGCAAGTTGTTGAGAGGATGTCTGGAGACACATTCCTCATTCAAGATGCCATTGGAGAAAAG GTTGGCTTGTGCATACAGCTCCTTTCTACCTTTTTTGGAGGCTTCATTGTTGCATTTGTGAGAGGATGGCTCCTGGCACTTGTTATGCTCTCAAGCATTCCACCAGTAGCTGTGGCGGGTGCTATTATGTCAAGGATGATGACAAAGCTCTCCAGCAGAATGCAAGCAAAATATGGTGATGCTGGAGACATTGTTGAGCAAACTATTGGGACCATTCGAACG GTTGTTTCATTTAATGGTGAGAAGCAAGCTATAACAACATATAACAAGTTCATAAGAAAGGCATATGATTCTGCTCGACGAGAAGGTGCTGTCAGTGGCCTCGGAGTAGGTTCAATAATGGGAATCTTGTTTTGCAGTTATGGGTTAGCAGTTTGGTATGGATCTAAATTGATAATCGACCGAGGATACAATGGTGGCATGGTTATCAATGTTATAATGGCTGTTATGGTCGGTGCAAT GTCCTTAGGTCAGGCAGCACCATCAATAACAGCTTTTGCAGAAGGTCAAGGAGCAGCATACAGGATGTTCAAGACAATTGAAAGACAACCAGATATTGATGTATATGACACCACAGGCATCATGTTGGAAGACATTAAGGGTGATGTTGAACTGAAAGATGTGTACTTCAGCTATCCTACCAGGCCTGAACATTTGGTATTTCATGGATTCTCCTTACGAGTACCAAGTGGCATGACAATTGCCCTAGTTGGAGAGAGTGGCAGTGGAAAGTCAACTGTGGTCAGTTTGGTGGAGAGATTCTATGATCCACAGTCTGGGGAAATCTTGATTGATGGAATTGACATTAGAAGAATGAATCTTGGCTGGATAAGAGGGAAAATTGGTCTAGTCAGCCAAGAGCCAGTGTTGTTCTCAAGCACGATCAGGGAAAATATTGCCTACGGGAAGGATAATCTTACTATTGAAGAGATCAAAAGTGCAATCGAGTTAGCAAATGCAGCGAATTTCATTGATAAATTGCCAAAT GGTATTGAAACGATGGTTGGGGAACGTGGTACTCAACTGTCTGGAGGGCAGAAGCAAAGAATAGCAATTGCTAGAGCGATTATAAAAAACCCTAGGATATTGCTACTTGATGAAGCAACCAGCGCGCTGGATATGGAATCTGAGAGGGTAGTTCAAGAAGCTTTGGATAGGGTAATGTTAGAAAGGACTACAATCATTGTTGCTCATCGCCTAAGCACAGTAAAGAATGCTGATGTCATATCTGTCCTACAAAATGGGAAGATTGTAGAACAAG GTTCACGTGCAGAACTGGTGAAGAAACCTGAAGGTGCTTACTCTCAGCTGATTCACCTGCAAGAGACCCTGCAGGAAGCAGAAGCCCCTAATGTTGACCCTG GGTCAACCAGTAAAGGCTCCTCCTTTGGGCATAGTGGTAGACATATCGTTCCTGCTCCATTTGGCCTATCTGATCCCATGGAATTCAACAATGGTCAAGACCTAGAGGAGACCGCAGACAAAATATCTAGTAGTCGAAAGAAAGCTCCAATTCGTCGACTCTTCTATCTGAATAAACCAGAGGCTCTCGTTCTTGCTCTTGGTTCGATAACTGCTGCAGTGCATGGAACCATTTTTCCTGTATATGGAATATTGATTTCAAGCGCAATAAAGACGTTCTATGAACCGCCAGCAGAACTACTGAAGGACTCAAGGTTCTGGGCAAGCATGTTTGTCATGCTGGGTGCTTCCGCACTTGTTCTGATTCCAATAGAGTACTTCCTGTTTGGAGTAGCAGGTGGGAAGCTTGTGGAGCGCATACGGTCGCTGACATTTGAACGTATCATGCACCAGGACATtgactggtttgataaacctgaaCACTCCAG tggagcaataggtgcaaGGCTATCGACTGATGCTCTGAACGTGAAGCGACTTGTTGGAGACAACTTAGCACTTAATGTCCAGACTGTATCAACCATCATAGTAGGTTTCACGATAGCTATGGTGGCAAACTGGAAGCTGGCATTGATTATCACAGTGGTGGTTCCTTTGGTAGGTTTCCAAGCCTATGCTCAAATGAAGTTTCTGAAAGGTCCCAATAAAAATGCAAAG TTAAAGTATGAGGAAGCAAGTCAAGTAGCAACCGATGCCGTTGGAGGCATCAGAACTGTCGCGTCGTTTTGTGCAGAGCAGAAGGTGATGGATGCCTATGTACAGAAATGTGAGTCTCCAACAAGGCAAGGAATGAAGGAAGGTGTTGTTGGTGGCTTGGGATTTGGGTTCTCATTCCTTGTGTTTTACCTTACCTATGCTCTCTGCTTCTACGTCGGTGCAAAGTTTGTCCATGATGGAAAAGCAACATTTCCTGAAGTGTTTCGG GTCTTCTTCGTGCTAGTTTTGGCTACTAGTGGGATCTCACGAACAAGCGCAATACGTGCGGATAGCACCAAGGCTAATGAATCAGCCATCTCGGTATTCAAAATTCTTGACAGTCGGTCCAAGATAGATTCCAGCAGCGAGGAGGGTACGGTCATTGCACGTGTGAGGGGCAATATTGAGTTCAAGAACGTGTGCTTCTACTACCCCTTACGCCCAAGTGTTCAAATTTTCAACGATCTATCGTTGAACATTCCTTCTGGACAG ACGGCTGCCCTTGTTGGAGAAAGTGGAAGTGGGAAGTCCACCGCAATTGCGCTGCTGGAGAGGTTCTATGACCCGAATTCAGGCAAGATCCTTCTCGACGGTGTGGAACTTCAGACCCTCAAGGTTAGCTGGCTCCGGCTGCAGATCGGGCTGGTGGCACAAGAGCCAGTGCTGTTCAACGACACCATCCGCGCCAACATAGCCTATGGAAAGCAAGGGGAGGCCTCCGAAGAAGAGATCGTCTCTGCTGCCGAAGCATCCAATGCACACCAGTTCATCTCCGGGCTGCCCGACGGGTACGATACCGTCGTCGGCGAGAGAGGGATCCAGCTGTCGGGTGGACAGAAGCAGCGTGTGGCCATCGCGAGGGCCATCGTGAAGGACCCCAAGGTGCTCTTGCTGGACGAGGCAACGAGCGCTCTGGACACTGAGTCGGAGCGGGTGGTGCAGGAGGCGCTAGACCGGGTGATGGTTGGGAGGACGACAGTGGTCGTTGCGCATCGCTTGTCGACTGTAAAAGGTGCCGACATCATCAGCGTAGTCAAGAATGGAACGATAGTGGAGAAAGGAAGGCATGAAGAACTGATGCGGATAAAAGATGGCGCCTACGCGTCCCTTGTTGAGCTTGGCGCCACTTGA